From a single Prosthecobacter sp. genomic region:
- a CDS encoding galactitol-1-phosphate 5-dehydrogenase → MKALVLTAPSEFNYDLNFPEPTPAAGEVLVKVQACGICGSDIHGMDGRSGRRQMPIVMGHEAAGEIIGLGEGVTGWNLGDRVTFDSTEYCGECEECKAGFVNLCPNRRVLGVSPGEYRRHGCFAEKIALPTRILYRIPEALSYEKAAFAEPVSIALHAVNLADGVEVGEAFTTVDKTCGDESCEGCDCESESNGGTAVVVGAGLIGLLVIQALKARGWEKVIAVDLDDKRLELALKLGAAEVFNAKQEGLAMHIRKICGGDGADASFEVVGAAAPLDLAIRSVRKGGQVVLIGNLQPNTPFPLQEVVTRQITIKGSCSCAGEYPEAIRRIQDGSIQVEPLLSAVAPLAEGAGWFKRLYDNKEGLLKVVLQPA, encoded by the coding sequence ATGAAAGCGCTCGTCCTCACCGCCCCGTCTGAGTTCAATTACGATCTCAACTTTCCCGAACCCACGCCCGCCGCTGGCGAAGTGCTGGTCAAAGTGCAGGCCTGCGGCATCTGCGGCAGTGACATTCACGGCATGGACGGCCGCAGCGGCCGCCGCCAGATGCCCATCGTGATGGGCCATGAGGCTGCGGGCGAAATCATCGGCCTGGGCGAAGGCGTAACCGGCTGGAACCTCGGTGATCGCGTGACGTTTGATTCGACCGAATACTGCGGCGAATGTGAGGAGTGCAAAGCCGGCTTCGTGAACCTCTGCCCAAACCGCCGCGTGCTGGGTGTGTCGCCGGGTGAATACCGCCGCCACGGTTGCTTTGCCGAAAAGATCGCGCTGCCGACACGCATTCTCTATCGCATCCCCGAAGCGCTCTCTTATGAGAAGGCGGCCTTTGCCGAACCGGTGTCGATCGCACTGCATGCGGTGAATCTGGCCGATGGAGTCGAAGTGGGCGAGGCCTTCACGACGGTGGATAAGACCTGCGGTGACGAGAGCTGCGAAGGCTGCGATTGCGAAAGCGAATCGAATGGCGGCACCGCCGTAGTCGTGGGAGCCGGTTTGATCGGCCTGCTGGTCATTCAAGCGCTCAAGGCGCGTGGCTGGGAAAAAGTCATTGCCGTCGATCTCGATGACAAGCGCCTCGAACTCGCCCTCAAGCTGGGTGCGGCGGAAGTTTTCAACGCGAAACAAGAAGGCTTGGCGATGCACATCCGCAAGATCTGCGGCGGCGACGGCGCTGACGCGAGCTTTGAAGTCGTCGGCGCTGCCGCTCCGCTCGATCTCGCAATCCGCAGTGTGCGGAAAGGCGGCCAGGTCGTTCTCATCGGCAATCTACAGCCGAACACGCCTTTCCCATTGCAGGAAGTCGTCACACGCCAGATTACGATCAAAGGCTCATGCTCCTGCGCCGGTGAGTATCCCGAGGCAATCCGCCGCATCCAAGACGGCAGCATCCAAGTCGAGCCGCTGCTCAGCGCCGTGGCCCCGCTGGCTGAAGGCGCAGGCTGGTTCAAGCGCCTTTACGACAACAAAGAAGGCCTGCTCAAAGTGGTGCTGCAGCCCGCCTGA
- a CDS encoding peptide chain release factor-like protein — MADLPDDSTLRTRMQKLRLREEDLEESFIRGSGAGGQKINKTSSTVVLRHIPSGIEVRCQRERSQSQNRLIARQELCERLEAAFQTAQLEIQNEREKKRRQTRARPRGLKRRFVAGKRHRAGIKEGRGKVGGDE; from the coding sequence ATGGCCGATCTGCCTGACGACAGCACTTTGCGCACCCGCATGCAGAAACTCCGCCTTCGCGAGGAGGATCTGGAGGAGTCGTTCATCCGTGGTTCGGGCGCTGGCGGCCAGAAGATCAACAAAACCAGCTCCACCGTCGTGCTGCGGCACATCCCCAGCGGCATCGAAGTGCGCTGCCAGCGCGAGCGCTCGCAATCGCAAAACCGCCTGATTGCCCGCCAGGAACTCTGCGAGCGCTTGGAAGCCGCGTTTCAAACCGCCCAACTCGAAATCCAGAACGAGCGCGAAAAAAAGCGCCGACAGACCCGCGCCCGCCCTCGCGGCCTGAAACGGCGTTTCGTCGCCGGCAAACGACACCGCGCAGGAATCAAAGAGGGGCGTGGAAAAGTCGGGGGCGACGAGTGA